The Rhizophagus irregularis chromosome 14, complete sequence DNA window tcttaaaaacaaattaaatctCGCGTTTATGcgtattttataaaacattttttttttatttaaaatttttcaaaaaaaagagtaaaaaaaatttgtttgataaagatattattattattataagtattgaCTATAAAATTACTAAGCACAAATGTTATAAGTAATCGGGGAACTGTGGATATCAATGATTTTCACGGCGCAGCCGTGAAAATCATGACTCCATGAAATAACTACGGTATCCCTACATAAAGTccttttaataaacttattattttgACTAATAATGATAGACTTTTTATTCCAATATTGATAGACTTTTACCCATCTCTTTAAATAAACACCACCCGTgagaatatcaagaaaaaaatcacaaattttaACTAGGAACCGtgggataataataaataatgcacatcacaaaattaatttgtttattctGGTGGATCATAAGAAATGCCACCAGTAAACAAACAAGATTTTAAGCAAGTCGTTTCGCAGTAATTAAAACAATGAGCATATACATTAACTATAAACCCAATAATATCTCCCGGAGAGGGAAATTTTGTGGGATCATAATTGTCAGCTCGCGTGTAATAATGATCTCCTTGATAAATTGTACtacaatcaaaatatttattactcaAACAATTATTCGCATTTAAGATATTATCCATAGTGTATCCATTTTCCCATGTAGTATCTGATACAACAGTATAAATCAGGGATTGATTATAGTTAAACGAATAATTACTAATCATCATTGGTCCCTGTTGCAAGCAACATGCGAAATTATCagtattttctaatttatctgGTCCATCTATTATTAATGCGACCTGAtgatttgctaaaaatttgatgtctatataatcaatatctaacataaaattacataaatgtaaaaaaaaaatggattattaGCATTAGCtatcttataaaaataaataaaagtcgTTCTTAAATAGCTTACCATCACAATTTAAAGAGAATTTAAGAGCAAAAGTTTTGAagaatataagaaataatacaataataataagctTCATGATTGGATGtgtttttgtataataaagtTAGAAAGCTTCGATTCTGCTGTTATTATATATCTACATAAGAAGATTATCACATAGTCATCCATTATTGGTAATCCTCCAAGGAGTGGAAATATGAcggaaataaataataaaaaataaatagaatgaatataaaaaagtaatgcTAAACTCTAATTTatgtttcatttatttcattttgcTATATGATCGCCAAAACATAATTTAGACTTTAACcctatatttttaaaacgCCTATCTGTGGAGAAATTTAGGTTgcgatattataaaaatctcaTCAGCAATTTAATTTACGGAACGATATTGCCGATCCGCATGTGATGGGATTGAAAATTGTTATGATTGGCGCGGGGGCCGCGGGgctatgaataataataaaaaattttattttctgaatCTCACGTTCCCTAACTTCCTCATTAAATAATCTCAAAAACATACTTTGCAATTGGAAACTTATGGCTACAGGCGACCTGTGACAGAGCCTTACTAACGGTCCTTTTTTGCGGGTTTAATACTTTTCGATTACCTTGAAACTGAACGCTTCAAAAAACACacgtttattttatttatttcaaaaatttttattatctttattagcAGTTTAGCAATATTTGTactatacatatataaaatacaagaTAATAAAGCATGAGTTAAAATCGACAttcctataaataaaataaaataaaatgcttCTAATTAAACAAGCATCATAGAAAATCTCTTCCAACCTTCTCATTATCTGTAAGTCCGGACCATTTTGGGCTggtatttttacaaattagaGATAAATAGAAATCTTAGAAATGTTCCtcattaaataaacataaaaaaatcccttccccttccccttcTCATTACTTGTAAGTCCTGTTCGTCTTGGCCAGCATAAAAGTATTAGAAATGTTTcttatcaaataaatctaCCATTTCCTTTCCCATTACGGCATTACCTATAAAAACAGTTCGAAGTAATGTCCATAAtgtttctattaaaaaaactataaatagaAAAAGTACGTTAGCAACGTTCTCAAAGTCAATTTTACTTCAAacttaaagaattagaaacaaaaaataaacataccCAAATCTCATTATACGTTTGAGTATTATGAAATCTGTCGTACacttatatgaaatttttttttttgctatatttcgataaatttttttcgtttttgtGGGTTTCACCTATGACGTTATTAAATggtttattgatttaatgaagTCATTAAATTAGCGATGATTTACATAGATAGTTCCCTGCAATTTATTTCTACCCAGTATATGCGGATCGGCAATTAACTCGTGTGCAAATTACTCAAAAATCTATcttctatttaatattttattgatcttgttataatttattttactcgaatttaaaaagaatttaatgtacaaatgtaaaataattccAAGTAAGAAAGTAATAAGTTGATCAGTCAAAAAAATGTCGATCCAATATCGCATGTTGCGGGTATCTGGTTACAGTACGTTTTCTCGAATGTCATTTTACCGAATATATCATTTCTCGAAATCATTTTTCTGATCGTCCATTTTCCAAATTGGATCATTTCCCGAAACTCCAATTTccctaatattaataaaccgAATGGACATTTTACTGGATTAATAAATGATGTATATCCATTCCATTTTACGGTGCATGAAAATGATTGACTGCCCAAAAGATCATttgattacaaaatttaaaataaacaaagctttaaaaattaaaataaatataaaaatatatatacactaataattaaaaataataatgcaatatGTATGTAGGCTTTTTTACGTGAGAATCATAAGAAAATAGCCCGATCTACTACGCAGTAATTAATGTTCTTGACGCAATAATTCATTAATCCTTGTTATATAtagcaaaaaatttatatgataaaaagaTCTATTAAAGTTTACcattttataaagataaaacaGGTGTGATTGATATAAACGCAGACATTTAAGTAagttatgtaattttttttttttttgctaacaACTCGCGTAaacgcatttctttattaaataaaaaacaaaatacaGCTTGAACGAAggaaatacatataaaattgatgGCGTCAAGCACCAACAATCTCCCCATACCGGACGCTTCGGCCTACCGCTCGGTCCTTAAGTTATGcaattaatagttaattttcaatttttaaaagtttcggCTATGATCAAGATTTATTTTATCCTAAATAAATTGAGCATGTGCCGaacaatacaataaattttaaaattttcaaaaactattatatatacacTGTTGTCGttcattaagatttttttttacgggaTTTATTCAAGAGaaacggattttttttttttttgaaatcaatGTCTAGGACAGTCACGTGAAATTCGAAAATTCGAAAATTCGAAAATCGCTTAATTTAATCAAATCCAGCTAGAGAGATCTTCCATAAATGATGCACAATTTCGTATTAAAATCAGCCGCATGCACCGCCGCATTACgccattgattttattattaatatgtcaTCTATTTCATGGTGATTTCCATAGCGGTTTACAAAATCAGACTTGGGCTTtataagtgatttaggattaAGTCAACCAGCAGATAAACCTGTTAAATCAGATGAGGTTTATGGAGTACTTCCTTATATTGTTCCAGAAGTATTACGTGGCGAACCTTATACTAAAGCCGCTGACATATATTCTTTTGGTATTATAATGTGGGAAATGAATTCTGGAATCCCCGCTTTTAATAATGTGCCTCATGATCTTAATCTTGCCTTAAATATTTGTCAAGGTTTGAGACCAAGGACTGTTAAGTCGCCAGAGATTTATTATGATGCCGAGGTCCAAAAACAATATGAAGACTTGGAGGTggaatatgtaaaattaatgaaaaggtGTGGGGGTCCTGATCCTAGTAAAAGGCCAACGGCTGAAGAactatatgaaaattttgatggaTGGCAcgatcaattattaatttttactaataatgttaatattattagtatcgATGAAAGAATACCGTCCACAATTGGTAAATAGTGcatttagaaaaatttggtttgattaaaatttgctatatacttttttttttttaaagaaattcttttacaGTGAATGAACCTATTATTCCGAATCATTATCTTGTTATACAAGTAGAAAAATCGATTACTCTGCAaagttaaatgaaattttaagtCAAAGAGAATTAAGTTCAAAGACTACtattaatgatattgaaaataatgaggaaataataatatcaagtgAAAGTTTAGGTaactactttttttatttatttatttttttttttgatttattattaataggatacaaattaatttatttgatttaaaaacattttagaaaattgtaaaatttctaGTTCAGAAATAGgtaattaaagttttaaagattaaaattatgGCATTTGTGATTTTAttcacattattattttattttttaataggtcCCATACAAAATCTTGATAATAAAGAGAAGGAAtctaatgaataaaaaaatctagatGATACGTATTATGCTTGATCGTATAAGacagattaatttttaattttataataaatcatactCTCATACAAAagtattgaataaaataatgcaTGCTTAAATTAATCATCATATTAAACATGTTgcattttttagtttaatatagCATTCTACTTATTTCTATAAAGTTATCCTTTTCCAGAAAAGGACCTATTTCTATAAAGTCATACTTTTCCAGAAAAGGACCAAGTTGCTATTTtctaatgaaatattaaaactagtttttttaatatatcaaccAATGACTAAATGAcaaatgtttataaataataaaaaataattatgtaaatcttttaaataaccAGGCCATTTCTGTATATAGTTCCAGTGCTTGTaagaatcaaataaataaattgggTTAAATTTTCCTgtttcatatgaaaaaaatgggTTCTACTTGTGGCTATGTAAAGTATTATATGTAAGCCATATTGTATGACTGCATAGTACAAAAGTAATAACAACcaaacatattttatattaatataaatattgaaaaaaatatgcgATGAGTTATGATTGGCTTAAATACTTTCTGTTTAGTGGCAGTTTGTTTATTTACCTGGCTATGTATTgctgtatataaatatatggcTATGCATGGCTATGTGTGGctatgtgattttttttatatttaaacagAATGGTAAAGGTTAGTACAACATTTGTTTTGTtctctttttaatttcattttcataatattttatatatatataatccatTGCTAACAGCAAataatgccaatttttttctgaattacTTATTACAAAGTAATTGCAAATTACTCATAATTTCTAATAGTATCTGTTATAAAATTCTAAGTTATATTATTACCATAATTTAGTAGATATTATCATAaatcatgattttattataatttataaacaataattgTAAAACCAATATGAGTAAACCTTGAATTCATTTTAACTATTAAACTTATCTTAATACTATACTTTCTACCAAAATTATGAATAGTATAACACTCTTTTAATTGAATTGAATTATAATACttatacataatattataaaacatttaaatatgtaaatggTTATTTAATCCACAAGACCACAACTGTTTAAATAGATGCCTATGTGGGATTTTAGTTCAACTACTTAAGGTACTATGTATGATTccacaaataatttatatttataatttaaaaagtcgaattggtttattttttctaaaaaataaaccaattattataataaaaaatatataatatattactttaacACATAAAACAACTCTTAAGATTCTTCTTTCAAGTGATGAGTGATATCATCTCTATATTTGATCCACCTAAAACTGGCAATACCAAAGATTCATTTCACTTGTTTTTGGATGTGCTAATCATAAAAcctattaatattgaaaaataaagcaaaaagtttatcaattaTTGCAGTGAAAGCTTATCATCACCAATCATGTTTCACATACAAGACTGATTATCACTACCTCAATCTTTTCAAATCTGATGATGACACATAAGAAAATTTCTGATATAtgcttaatatttttagtatattaatGATTccacatttaaaatattggcAAACAATCATTCTTACAGAGAACAATTTGATTATAGTCATGGATATAAGAATATACCAAAAGCactttatgtaaaataattggaaaatattttaaattaattcaattattaaactaTTCAAAGAagtttttaaaacaataataccTGAtgcaataatattttcttataatttttgcttttcccaaaattttatcttctggtattttcattattatttttatcattatggTTGCTTGCCATTTCTTTACCTCAAAACAAAATCTAGGAATTAATTTAGCAATAATATACACATGAATTATaggataattttaaattatactaatattCTACAAAACATATtgttttatgtattattataaaaaagaagaagaaagacTTTCAggaatattaatttcattgcACTTACTTGCTTCATATTTCGGAATGCATCAAGGAATatagataattaattaatatataataagcttcattaaaatttcaacaattattatatattatgaataaGAGCTAATATTATAtggaaataataatcaataaaatcactgatgaaataattctataagtccattaatatatttatattagaaatacaTTATTGgtatctattatttataacattgGTAATAATAACTAGTAAATAATGGtcttaatatatttgttaagaaaattttacgatATCATGTTGAAAAAtcacttttatattatcaaaaatatgacAAGGATTCATTTCATATGGCAATCGAGTTGTTATTAGAGCCATTAAATGCACTACAGATTCGTTTTAATCTCAATTGGTAATTTGCCTGACATCAcataaagtgaaaaaaaaatgaacataataaatatataatcaaatagTATAACAAATCAAACTGCCAGAGGTGCTTATAACtattactatattttataattcatttctttagtaaatttactaaaaaataatcatacataacaataatgattaaCACAGTAATTTAAGGACAGAAAGTCAAAACTATTTAGAGCTTTCAAAATGACCATTCCTGAAGTTTCTGCAAAAAGAGTAGACTGAAATAAGATACAACTGATTGAAACAATGGGTTTACATCCAATCTACAGGaacattagaaaaattatttaaattcattactGGAACCACCCTTCTGAATTGAATGAAAGCATTTTTAGAAACTAAAGCTTACAACCacaattgtttaataaatttacgtggatattcttttttttcatttttttattatcaaaaccAATTAGAGGATAACATATCAACTAATAGTACCTATAGGAGTTACTGCTCAAAGcttgaaatataaatagataaatcttataatttattagtataactTATAGAATTTATATCTGACTATTTTAATGACATTACATTTATAGTTTAAAAGTagaaaaacatttatttattcttcagaaaattgttaaaattattaacacaCACCTAAACAAATACCTTTACACCAATTAAGTTATGGTGTATAACAATCAAGCTGCAATACAAGATACTTCAACTATTGAAATAGTGACAGTATTGCTGGAAAAAACCAGGAGAGCCACTTCAAGACGCTCATGTTAAACTAACTGTTATGTTTGGTGGTGGGTCAGTTTTCGTTTGGGTGTTTCACATCTCTTGGCGTTAGTTATCTTTGTAAAATTGATGGAGGGCTTGATGCTGAactttatagaaaaattttagatgTATTAACATATAACTATTAGTTTACCTGTCTTTAATCCAAtaactttacaaaattaataagaaaaaaatttctgttaGGAATGGcataaattgttattatttgtcTTAAGCAGAATAAATGATTGAATACCACCTGTATACCAATAAAGTTTTGGTATATACTGCAATACAAGGTGCTTCAACTAAGCAAACTTCAGATATCTCTAAATTATATGATCAACCACTACTTTGTTGATGGGCATGCTAACCTATGAGAAACTGATGTTAGATGAAACTAGTGGTGATGAGACATCTCCTGGaaagaatgaaataatactaaattagttcaCCTGTCTTTAATCCATTGCAAACAGATCATAGTAAATAGAATTATTggtgaaataaattatattcatcCATAAGCATGAAACTAAAAGAAAGCAAAATCCGGAAATGGAAGGAAAGCGCAGCTGTAAAAATctgttttgaaaatttatttaaaaaaattaataatccaGATCCAGAAACATATATGTCTAGGATTTTACAAATactaaaaggaaaaaatcatttatcaaAGATCCAGATTGCATATAAAATAACTGTCAATACtccaaaatatttcatttaatgtTTGTTACTGCCACTCAGACTTCTTCCATCCTTGGTATTTCTTTGTGTACATTTCATCGCTGGCACCACAATCGTAAAATAGCAGCATTTGTTCACCGGGTGATGCTctcaataatgataataattacaaagaaaaattgtaagtaaaataattaatatatagtaaaatagaaaaaaaagaaaaatctctGATGGAAATGGCATAAACTGTCAGTATTTTGTCTTCTGCTAGAATGTTATCAAAAAactctaattaaaattattaatgtataacAATAAAGCTGGAATACAAAATACTTCAACTGATAAgttaataagtaaatataattatttcaagaaccaatttttgatatttacttcaaagaaaatattactTACTTCATAGACAACAATATTCATTAaggttttaaataataaatgtaccAAAAGATATgatgtaaaagaaataatcaagaaataatcaagaaaagaaaagtaagATGATTTTATCTGCccataataatgaatattatacaTACTGATTTATCAGATTCATAACAAAGAACTAGAATTGTATCAAAAAGTATTAACTTATCAAAGTTATTAatgtaattctttaaatatgataaataatgtaaaaaggGATTTCCATGACAATTTTTtgttacaatatatataaatgtatatgGATCGAAAATATTGGAGGTAGAGGTAGAAGTAGAGCTAGaagtataaatgtataaaaccTGCAAACCAATGGGTAGCACCTATTATCCTGAAATACCTCTATTTTAGGATTTTTATAGTTATAGCCTATAGGCTAAACCTTAGGAATGCCCATATGAATATTCAATAGTATGTAATATCAAAAGagtttactatatatatagcaaaatgttaaccataacatatatattttaatattacaacaGTCACCTCAGCAGTTACCCACCAATTAGACCAGCAATCAGACTAGAAATCACATAAGTAATTTGCTAGCAAAACTTAGAGAACATATTACTGCAAATAGGAAATAACAGAAGccatatttttgatattagaTGAAACAATCTGTAATTCACCaattcaaatcaaatatttaaacatgGATTCTTCAAACATCAGCTCAAAAGCAGgtttactaaaatttaattaataaatgaaagaaaataactcattttaaaaatcactgttgaaaaatatatgaatataacTATAGAAAGTATTTTCAAATTacagtattaaatattttgaaaataagaTCAATTTGGATGTTTCCAGAACAGAAAATTAACTATTGCTGATTTTTTATGATGTGGTAGTTTTTGACAATACATACAAAACAAATAGATTTAATATGCCTTTTGGCATTTTATCAGTGTAAACAATTATGGGCAAAGTGTATTCTTTAAGAAAGATATATCAAGATCAATGGGAATAAACTATAATTATGTTATAGattcttaaaaataactattggagaatcatatttttatcaattattacttaaaaatataacagtaaaaatgaaatgagtttcattgattttaatagtaaagcagaaattaacaattttactGGTAATAGAAATCATGCTATATGACAAATTTGCTAATTTTTATGTTACCTACGACTATTTATCAAAGGAAAATATACTATTGGTAGTATTAAAGGAGAAATTCCTATCAGCTCAACCAACTCAAACTTGATTATGGTCATCTTCTATCAGTGGTATTAAATGGATGAACACAATGAGCAGTAATCCAGTGATAGTTGAATCTAGCCACCCGGATGCAAATTCATTTGAATTTTGCTCAGTTAATCATAGAAGTAGTAGGAAAGAATAAGAAGAAGCTCACTATAGCATTGCATTTGAAGTAAAGGCTTTGAGGTGATCATCTATGATAGAAATTTTaagaatgaagaaaaaaaagtgaatataGAACTTGTGGCTACTATATGAAAGAAATTGGTTAGCACTGGTAAATAAATATCCTAAACATGTTccatcattaaaaattggtgGCTCATCTGAAAATGCCATTTTTATTGAAGATGAACCAGTGAATGACAAATGTTAAATCTGGATTAGATACCCTTTGGAATAAGAATCCTGgca harbors:
- a CDS encoding uncharacterized protein (SECRETED:cutsite_TFA-LK; SECRETED:prob_0.8331); SECRETED:SignalP(1-17); the encoded protein is MKLIIIVLFLIFFKTFALKFSLNCDDIDYIDIKFLANHQVALIIDGPDKLENTDNFACCLQQGPMMISNYSFNYNQSLIYTVVSDTTWENGYTMDNILNANNCLSNKYFDCSTIYQGDHYYTRADNYDPTKFPSPGDIIGFIVNVYAHCFNYCETTCLKSCLFTGGISYDPPE